The Quercus lobata isolate SW786 chromosome 4, ValleyOak3.0 Primary Assembly, whole genome shotgun sequence genome segment aaccaagGCGACCACATGGTTCTTTTCATCTTTGAAGATAAGGCAGACATGGAACGGGTCCTCATGAGCGAACCTTGGAGTTTCGACAAACACTTGATTATTATGCAACGGTATGTGAAGGATACTCCACTTACGGTTTcaagttttaacaaaattgcCTTTTGGGTCCAGGTGCATAACATCCCCATACGATACATGAACATGGCAGCAGCAGAAAAAATTTGTGAAGTCCTTGGCGAGGTGGTACGAGGTCTAGAAAGTTCCGTCAATGAGAGAGGAAATTTTATTCGAGTTAGGGTCATGATGGACGTATCAGTGCCTATCTCTCGTGGTCGTGTTGTTACACTTGAAAAAGGAGAGCAAGTTTGGGTGAATTTCAAATACGAAAGACTACCTAACATTTGCTATTGGTGTGGAAGCTTTGAGCATGACGACAAAGACTATGAAATCTGGATTGACAGTGATGGCTCCCTCCTGCCAGGGCAAAAACAATTCGGTCCACACCTAAGGGCTGCAGCCTTTGGGACAGCAAGGAAGAACGTGGTGTATGTCCCAGGCTTTtacaaatcaaaaaagaaacaatgcAGAAATCCACAGTTTTCGATGAGTAGTAGCACTCAACGGTGACTCCAATGGAGCATGAGCTGACTCCTCAACCACCGGTGACAGTTACAAAGGAACAGTCGTTACAAGATTCAATGCAGCCAAGCAAGGGAGTTAATGCTCTGGAATTTAATTTGGCAGAATGTGGAGATAGAGAAAGCATTAAAGTTAGGGAAACGGATACAGGTATCTCACCTCTTAATGAGGGCAAGGCACACGCTATTAATTCAGAGACAAAACCGGTGGAGTCTAATAAGGAACTAAATTCCCTTAATGATCTGTGTCCCCCTCAATCTTTGACCCAATCATTAACGGCTCAGATTAAATTCCCCAAGTCAGATGTTACGGAAATTAATGTGGGTCTCAATGAAGAGGTGGCGGCTAGGGTTTCATCACATGCAACCCAAATGCGTGTCCTTCCTAAGTGGACCCGTTTGATCAGAACTACAAGCACTACAACAAAGGAACCAATCCTTAATCAAAGTACCACACGTAGCAATGGGAAAAGGAGTCTTGAGCAAGCTGAATTTTTCTCAGAACTACCTGGGAGACGTGTGCAGGTTTCAAAAATTGAAGAGGGTAAACCGGTGGGTTTGGCGGAGGTTGAAAATCAGCCCCGCCATGCACAATGAATTGCTTAGCTTGGAACTATcatgggcttgggaacctacaTACAGGGAAGGAGCTCGTAGAAATTATACGGACAAAAGATTCCTCTGTCATGTTTATAGCCGAAACATGGACAGATGAAGCAAGGCTAGATCAAGTACAACAAGAAATTGAGTTTGAAAATAAATGGGTGGTGTCGAGCAATAATAGGGGAGGCGGATTGGTTTTGTTCTGGAA includes the following:
- the LOC115984941 gene encoding uncharacterized protein LOC115984941: MEDLTTSWNHLSLSEKEGPGCCLTSELKCQEYIIAAKFLTKRTMNMDAIAQTFNPLWRTRNDFKIQNQGDHMVLFIFEDKADMERVLMSEPWSFDKHLIIMQRYVKDTPLTVSSFNKIAFWVQVHNIPIRYMNMAAAEKICEVLGEVVRGLESSVNERGNFIRVRVMMDVSVPISRGRVVTLEKGEQVWVNFKYERLPNICYWCGSFEHDDKDYEIWIDSDGSLLPGQKQFGPHLRAAAFGTARKNVVYVPGFYKSKKKQCRNPQFSMSSSTQR